In Leptodesmis sichuanensis A121, the following are encoded in one genomic region:
- a CDS encoding glycosyltransferase family 39 protein, translating to MQKQVIQWLRSDLVILWFLAWLKLILHFATNGQYGYHLDELYYMACGDRLAWGYAELPPLVAVVAHFSRSLMGDSLFAIRFFPAIAGALLVILTGLIARELGGGRFAQYLAALLVVVSPYFLAMHTILTMNAFEPLIWTLCSYLILLCIKYRRPRLWLLIGVVIGIGLLNKFSMIFFAFSLIVGLWLTQRQVFSKKWFWLAGVIAIALFIPTLIWQAQHGWPFLEQQNAANLYSKKPFPESIIDLFVQPILMMHLLALPIWLAGLYFYLASKEGKPYRLFGWIFLITYGLFLLLQGKSYYLAPLYPMLFASGAIVVEQWVRGQRLFKAIIPGVLLSSAILMMPMTLPVLPMQTLLQISSYYSSIYSLPDRSDATLTDQEAPLLFRDMLGWEDRVAEVSQIYHQLPASEQAQTAVLSWEYHDAAAIDFYGPRYGLPKGISGAHTFYFWGYRHYSGEQVISLGGDRNYLQQLFNQVELVDTVTHAHVVGLKRHTPIYLCREIKVPFSQSWPRFKTYFGYPYGSQIK from the coding sequence ATGCAAAAGCAGGTGATTCAGTGGTTGAGGAGTGATCTTGTCATTCTCTGGTTTCTCGCATGGCTGAAGTTAATACTGCATTTTGCAACCAACGGGCAATATGGCTACCATTTGGATGAGCTATATTACATGGCTTGTGGAGATAGATTGGCTTGGGGCTATGCAGAGTTGCCTCCCCTGGTTGCAGTTGTCGCCCACTTCAGTCGATCGCTGATGGGTGATTCCCTATTTGCAATTCGCTTTTTTCCAGCGATCGCAGGAGCGTTGCTGGTCATTCTCACGGGGTTAATCGCTCGTGAATTGGGTGGAGGGCGCTTTGCTCAATATCTGGCAGCGCTGTTAGTGGTGGTATCGCCTTACTTTTTGGCAATGCATACGATACTAACCATGAATGCCTTTGAGCCACTGATCTGGACTTTATGTAGTTATCTAATTCTGCTTTGCATCAAATACCGCAGACCAAGGTTATGGCTACTCATTGGGGTTGTGATTGGCATTGGTTTGCTGAATAAGTTTTCTATGATCTTCTTTGCGTTTAGTTTGATAGTAGGACTATGGCTAACCCAGCGCCAGGTGTTCTCAAAGAAATGGTTCTGGTTGGCAGGAGTGATTGCGATCGCTCTGTTTATTCCTACTCTCATCTGGCAGGCTCAACATGGCTGGCCGTTTCTAGAGCAACAAAATGCCGCAAATCTGTATAGCAAAAAGCCATTTCCTGAGTCAATCATTGATTTATTCGTGCAGCCCATCTTAATGATGCATTTGTTAGCTCTGCCCATTTGGCTGGCTGGGCTTTATTTTTATTTAGCGTCTAAAGAGGGCAAACCCTATCGTCTATTTGGTTGGATCTTTTTGATTACGTATGGGCTGTTTCTGTTGTTGCAAGGCAAGTCCTATTACCTGGCTCCGCTCTACCCGATGCTATTTGCCAGTGGGGCGATCGTGGTTGAGCAGTGGGTTAGGGGCCAGCGGCTATTCAAGGCGATTATCCCCGGAGTGTTGCTGTCCAGCGCCATCCTGATGATGCCTATGACGCTGCCTGTGTTACCCATGCAGACTTTATTACAAATTTCGAGCTATTACTCATCCATTTATTCCCTGCCCGATCGCTCCGATGCAACATTAACTGATCAAGAAGCACCATTACTTTTTAGAGATATGCTGGGTTGGGAAGATAGGGTGGCCGAGGTTAGCCAGATTTATCATCAATTACCTGCCAGCGAACAGGCTCAAACGGCAGTTCTGTCCTGGGAGTACCATGATGCTGCAGCGATCGATTTTTATGGCCCTCGCTATGGTTTACCCAAAGGTATCAGTGGTGCCCATACCTTTTATTTTTGGGGCTATCGGCATTATTCGGGGGAACAGGTGATTAGTTTGGGGGGCGATCGCAATTACCTGCAGCAACTGTTCAACCAGGTTGAGCTGGTAGATACTGTTACGCACGCCCATGTGGTTGGTCTTAAACGTCACACTCCCATCTATCTGTGCAGGGAGATCAAAGTGCCTTTCAGTCAGAGTTGGCCTCGCTTCAAGACTTATTTTGGCTATCCCTATGGATCGCAAATTAAATAA
- the urtE gene encoding urea ABC transporter ATP-binding subunit UrtE, with the protein MSQTNGATALDRPETAAHPMLEINDLNVYYGESHILRDVEMGVAPGKMVCLIGRNGVGKTTLLKTIMGLLSPRSGDIELAGKSIIHLPPDRRAKLGIGYVPQGREVIPRLSVEENLLLGLEARPGGIAKHKEVPDMVFELFPVLKTMLNRMGGDLSGGQQQQLAIARALMGQPRLLVLDEPTEGIQPSIILEIEAAVKRIVRETGISVLLVEQHLHFVRQADWYYAMQKGGIVAQGPTSELSNEVIQRFLAV; encoded by the coding sequence ATGAGTCAAACCAACGGAGCTACTGCATTAGATCGTCCAGAAACCGCTGCCCATCCCATGCTGGAGATCAATGATTTGAATGTTTATTACGGGGAGAGCCACATTCTCCGGGATGTGGAAATGGGGGTGGCTCCAGGTAAGATGGTGTGCCTGATTGGACGCAATGGCGTGGGCAAAACCACACTGCTGAAAACCATTATGGGCCTGCTGAGTCCTCGCAGTGGTGATATTGAGTTGGCTGGAAAATCGATTATTCACCTACCACCCGATCGCCGTGCCAAATTGGGAATCGGCTATGTGCCGCAAGGCCGGGAAGTGATTCCTCGTCTGAGTGTGGAAGAAAATCTGCTGCTGGGTTTGGAAGCCCGACCGGGAGGAATTGCCAAGCATAAAGAAGTTCCTGACATGGTGTTTGAGTTATTTCCCGTGCTGAAAACCATGCTGAACCGGATGGGTGGCGATTTGAGTGGTGGGCAGCAGCAACAACTGGCGATCGCCCGCGCCCTCATGGGTCAACCTCGTTTGCTCGTTCTAGACGAACCTACCGAAGGCATTCAACCCTCAATCATTCTGGAGATTGAAGCCGCCGTTAAACGGATTGTCCGGGAAACAGGAATCTCCGTCCTGCTGGTAGAACAACACCTGCACTTTGTCCGTCAGGCTGACTGGTATTACGCCATGCAAAAAGGTGGCATTGTTGCCCAGGGTCCCACCAGCGAACTCAGCAACGAAGTGATCCAACGCTTTCTGGCAGTATAG
- a CDS encoding sucrose-phosphate phosphatase: MIPFLLITDLDNTLVGDDAALAELNRQLDYHRQVYGSQLVYSTGRSVTLYRQLTTEKPLLEPDALILSVGTEVYLQGSDTPNAEWADRLSQNWDRELVVATAAHFADLTPQPDSEQRPFKVSYFLTEAAAGEVIPQLEVLLKERELDVQLIYSGGLDLDILPRQANKGQAMTFLRETLGISPSQTIACGDSGNDLAMFADRPERGIIVGNAMPELLEWHYANPNGDRYLAQAHCAGGILEGLQHFGFLAA; the protein is encoded by the coding sequence ATGATCCCATTTCTGCTGATAACAGACCTTGATAATACGCTAGTGGGGGATGATGCTGCACTAGCTGAGTTGAACCGTCAGTTGGATTACCATCGGCAGGTATACGGTTCACAACTTGTCTACTCCACTGGCCGATCAGTGACCCTATATCGCCAATTGACTACTGAGAAGCCCTTACTAGAACCAGATGCACTGATTCTCTCTGTCGGCACCGAAGTTTATTTGCAGGGCAGTGATACTCCCAATGCGGAATGGGCCGATCGCCTCTCTCAGAATTGGGATCGAGAGTTAGTCGTAGCGACGGCGGCTCATTTTGCCGACCTCACCCCTCAGCCTGACAGTGAACAGCGCCCCTTTAAAGTCAGCTATTTTTTAACAGAAGCAGCGGCTGGCGAAGTAATTCCCCAACTGGAAGTCTTGCTAAAGGAACGAGAATTGGATGTGCAACTCATCTACAGTGGGGGTCTGGACTTAGATATCCTGCCTCGACAGGCTAACAAAGGTCAGGCTATGACCTTTCTCCGAGAGACTTTAGGCATCAGTCCCAGCCAAACGATCGCCTGTGGTGACTCCGGCAATGACCTGGCCATGTTTGCCGATCGTCCAGAACGCGGAATTATTGTCGGCAACGCCATGCCGGAATTACTGGAATGGCATTATGCCAACCCGAATGGCGATCGCTACCTGGCTCAAGCCCACTGTGCTGGAGGCATTTTGGAAGGACTGCAACACTTTGGCTTTTTGGCAGCCTGA
- a CDS encoding ISAzo13-like element transposase-related protein, with translation MAVGVSAFGILNLDNDELSIYFGQSAETSDFIADCLEWWWQDNQDHYPEIEEWVINLDGGPATRSDRTQFIKRMVELAQTIMLPIRLIYYPPYHSKYNAIERCWAALEQYWNGAILDSVEAAVQWASHMTWKAMNPVVYLVEGIYEKGVKVLAEELADYLPFWQRSEALPKWDITILPD, from the coding sequence GTGGCAGTCGGTGTTAGTGCCTTTGGCATTCTCAATCTCGACAACGACGAGTTGTCGATTTACTTCGGTCAATCGGCTGAAACCAGCGATTTTATAGCCGATTGTTTGGAGTGGTGGTGGCAGGACAATCAAGACCATTACCCGGAGATTGAGGAATGGGTGATCAATTTAGATGGAGGACCCGCCACTCGCAGTGATCGCACTCAGTTCATCAAACGCATGGTTGAACTCGCCCAAACGATCATGCTCCCGATTCGATTGATTTACTACCCGCCTTATCACAGTAAATACAATGCCATTGAACGATGCTGGGCAGCGCTTGAGCAGTATTGGAATGGAGCCATCTTGGATTCGGTAGAAGCGGCAGTTCAATGGGCCAGTCACATGACCTGGAAAGCAATGAATCCAGTCGTTTATCTGGTTGAAGGCATTTATGAAAAAGGGGTCAAGGTATTGGCTGAGGAGCTAGCAGATTATCTCCCTTTCTGGCAACGGTCTGAAGCTCTGCCCAAATGGGATATTACTATTCTCCCCGATTGA
- a CDS encoding MFS transporter, which yields MNLFRQSFAAWLPQVNHQIWILAIGRLLSQVGSGFTLFYAPIFFVNHVGMSATAVGIGLGSQSISGVVGRFLGGSLADGKVGRKHTLLLSGLVSAIASFVLAATQTFPVFVLGNLLMGLGIGLYWPSAEALVADLSTPETRNEAFALNRLCDGLGLGIGVVLGGLLLGTTHAYRSLFVIDGISFLVLVLVVFWAITEVYRSQGQHRGMQGWGVALRDRLLLTYCVVNILFTTYIVQINSTMPLYFTNFVSIPPAGKGFSTLTLTAILTWHLAACVLTQLPIARTLNRLTHARALMLSALLWGLGFVFIWLTGVAPLFPLVWAVIALGILALATVTYMPSASSLVVDLAPESLRGVYLGVNSQCWAIGYFIGPPLGGWAMDQDPWIAHSFWLGLTASIAVAIAILQLLQRQLCQ from the coding sequence ATGAATCTTTTCCGCCAATCTTTCGCGGCCTGGTTGCCCCAAGTGAATCATCAAATCTGGATTCTGGCGATCGGTCGGTTACTTTCTCAAGTCGGTTCTGGATTCACCCTGTTCTATGCGCCGATTTTTTTTGTCAATCATGTGGGAATGTCTGCGACTGCTGTTGGCATTGGTTTGGGTAGTCAGTCTATTTCAGGTGTGGTTGGCCGCTTTTTAGGAGGTTCCCTGGCCGATGGAAAGGTCGGACGAAAACACACATTGCTGCTATCGGGTCTGGTATCGGCGATCGCCTCGTTTGTGCTGGCCGCCACGCAAACCTTTCCTGTTTTCGTTCTGGGGAATTTATTAATGGGGTTAGGCATTGGGTTGTACTGGCCTTCTGCAGAAGCCCTGGTCGCCGACTTATCGACTCCCGAAACTCGCAATGAAGCCTTCGCCCTGAATCGGCTTTGTGATGGCCTGGGATTAGGCATTGGTGTCGTCCTGGGTGGTCTTCTGCTGGGCACTACTCATGCCTATCGATCGCTGTTTGTCATTGATGGGATTTCCTTTCTGGTCTTAGTTCTGGTTGTCTTCTGGGCGATCACCGAAGTCTATCGCTCGCAAGGGCAGCATCGGGGAATGCAGGGATGGGGTGTGGCTCTGCGCGATCGCCTCCTGCTGACCTATTGTGTTGTCAATATCCTATTCACCACCTACATTGTGCAAATCAATAGCACAATGCCACTCTATTTCACTAATTTCGTCTCCATCCCGCCTGCTGGCAAAGGCTTTTCCACTCTGACTCTAACTGCCATTTTGACCTGGCATCTAGCTGCCTGCGTCCTGACTCAGTTACCCATTGCCCGCACCTTAAATCGCCTCACCCATGCCCGTGCCTTAATGCTGTCGGCGTTGCTGTGGGGCTTGGGGTTTGTATTTATCTGGCTCACTGGCGTTGCTCCCTTGTTTCCCCTGGTCTGGGCCGTCATTGCTCTGGGAATTCTGGCGTTGGCTACTGTGACCTATATGCCATCCGCTTCATCCCTTGTCGTGGATCTGGCTCCGGAATCTCTCCGAGGGGTGTATCTGGGGGTGAACTCTCAATGCTGGGCGATCGGCTATTTTATTGGTCCTCCCCTGGGCGGCTGGGCGATGGATCAGGATCCGTGGATTGCTCACAGCTTCTGGTTGGGATTAACCGCCAGTATTGCAGTGGCGATCGCCATCTTGCAACTCTTGCAACGTCAACTGTGTCAGTAA
- the urtC gene encoding urea ABC transporter permease subunit UrtC, with product MTVETVDAVVDIPYGLAARKRRKALLLETAIVLGVAALLLFIVPPVMAALGQGVRINQLGRFLALAIAALGIDLIWGFTGLLSLGHGIFFALGGYALAMYLQLQLPPGQIPEFFTLYGVTELPAFWQPFYSLPFTLVAIVLIPALVAAVLGYLVFRNRIRGVYFSILTQAALIVFFNFFNGQQKLINGTNGLKTDTSTIFGIQVSDPRVQTTFYVLSILFLVGGYFLCRWLTSGRLGRVLVAIRDDETRVRFSGYNPTGYKVFVFAISAALAGVAGALYTVQSGIITPKAMDVAFSIEMVIWVALGGRATLIGAILGTLIVNFARTLLSEQFPEFWLFFQGALFLVVVTVLPMGILGWLRGDGMNLLRSLLGRRKRVETYPSLEEDPEVQYERETLGDRESDR from the coding sequence ATGACGGTAGAAACTGTGGATGCAGTGGTCGATATTCCTTACGGTTTGGCGGCCCGCAAGCGTCGGAAAGCACTCCTCCTTGAGACGGCGATCGTGCTGGGGGTAGCCGCGCTGCTGCTGTTTATTGTCCCTCCGGTGATGGCCGCGCTGGGGCAGGGGGTGCGCATTAACCAGTTAGGCCGCTTTCTGGCCCTGGCGATCGCGGCCCTGGGAATTGACTTAATCTGGGGCTTTACAGGCTTACTCAGTCTGGGGCATGGCATCTTTTTTGCACTGGGGGGCTATGCCCTGGCCATGTATTTGCAATTGCAACTTCCCCCTGGCCAGATCCCGGAGTTCTTTACCCTGTATGGGGTGACTGAACTGCCTGCCTTCTGGCAACCGTTCTATTCCTTGCCATTTACCCTGGTGGCGATCGTCCTGATTCCCGCCCTGGTGGCTGCCGTACTCGGCTATCTGGTATTTCGGAATCGGATTCGCGGGGTCTATTTCTCGATCCTGACCCAGGCCGCCTTGATCGTCTTTTTTAACTTCTTCAACGGTCAACAAAAACTGATCAATGGCACCAATGGTCTGAAGACCGACACTTCAACAATCTTTGGCATCCAGGTGAGTGATCCCAGAGTGCAGACGACATTTTATGTCCTGAGCATTCTGTTTCTGGTCGGTGGGTATTTCCTCTGTCGCTGGCTCACCAGTGGCCGCCTCGGACGGGTGCTGGTAGCCATTCGGGATGATGAAACGCGGGTGCGGTTTTCCGGTTACAACCCCACAGGCTATAAAGTCTTTGTCTTCGCCATCTCCGCCGCCTTAGCCGGGGTTGCTGGAGCACTCTACACCGTCCAATCCGGGATCATTACCCCCAAAGCAATGGACGTGGCCTTCTCGATCGAAATGGTGATCTGGGTAGCATTGGGCGGACGGGCAACCCTGATTGGAGCCATTCTCGGAACCCTGATTGTCAACTTTGCCAGAACCTTGTTGAGTGAACAATTCCCGGAATTCTGGCTATTCTTCCAGGGGGCGCTCTTCCTGGTGGTGGTAACGGTACTGCCAATGGGAATTTTGGGCTGGTTGCGAGGAGATGGGATGAATCTGCTGCGATCGCTCCTGGGTCGCCGGAAGCGCGTTGAAACCTATCCAAGTCTTGAAGAGGATCCAGAAGTGCAATATGAGCGAGAAACTCTTGGCGATCGAGAATCTGACCGTTAG
- a CDS encoding alpha/beta hydrolase — translation MRRKIVGFALGLLSALFIGSVVSPGQAAERVNFNYGPLDFSVSVRSLEAFAKDGTVNSDLAFLINRLKPEQREKFRSFLTSRYQFSPVLMAQFFYSSLGERLLMYLGELIQAPANQNGFYGIRAALIQAAADPNGFSAIGFMQKFPTNIRLNTQRILQQWNQISAVMQETETYITTLKQTSSAIKATEPAIDFGKLPNLQDPGPYQYVKQTRTLQDDSRQRQFIVDLYLPNVPEGSSSPLVVFTNGIGTRLDLYGYLAQHLASYGFAIAIPQHPGSDDLQQQAFLKGMSREMFQATAFIDRPLDITYLLNELERLNPSEFKNQLNLKQVGIFGNSFGGDTALAVAGARMNFKQLAADCSPKKNLVNLSLLVQCQALQLPHKDYNFRDPRIKAASVLFPGSNSLYGQNGLNQITIPVLWGAVSKDIFSPLVLEQLPAFNGLRTPDKYLVVAEGIDHLNLNFYALRTLKTMDQASADAVTLKAPEAAKLYLKALNLAFFQVYLADRAEYRPYLTASYAQAISQDSYTFVFLQSLAGVYSSR, via the coding sequence ATGCGTCGAAAAATAGTTGGCTTTGCGTTAGGGCTGCTTTCCGCATTATTCATCGGATCGGTAGTTTCCCCAGGTCAAGCGGCTGAGCGTGTCAACTTTAACTATGGCCCGCTGGATTTTTCCGTTTCTGTGCGATCGCTGGAAGCCTTTGCCAAAGACGGGACTGTCAACTCTGATCTGGCTTTTTTAATCAATCGGCTGAAACCAGAACAACGAGAGAAGTTTCGTAGCTTCCTGACCTCCCGCTATCAATTCAGCCCCGTCCTGATGGCACAGTTTTTCTACTCGTCTTTAGGGGAGCGGTTGCTGATGTACCTGGGAGAACTGATTCAGGCTCCCGCCAATCAAAATGGCTTTTATGGGATTCGGGCCGCCTTGATTCAGGCAGCGGCTGATCCCAATGGCTTCAGTGCGATCGGGTTTATGCAAAAATTCCCGACGAATATCCGGCTGAACACCCAGCGGATCCTGCAGCAGTGGAACCAGATTTCTGCAGTGATGCAGGAAACTGAAACCTACATCACCACCTTAAAGCAAACTTCTTCAGCCATTAAAGCCACCGAGCCAGCGATCGATTTTGGCAAATTGCCCAACTTGCAAGATCCAGGCCCGTATCAGTACGTTAAGCAAACCAGGACGCTGCAAGATGATAGTCGCCAGCGGCAGTTTATCGTCGATCTTTACCTCCCCAATGTGCCTGAAGGCAGCTCCAGCCCCCTGGTTGTATTCACCAATGGCATTGGTACTCGGTTGGATCTCTACGGCTACCTGGCGCAACATCTGGCCTCTTATGGATTTGCGATCGCCATTCCTCAGCATCCTGGTAGTGATGACTTGCAGCAGCAGGCGTTCCTCAAGGGGATGTCTAGAGAGATGTTTCAAGCCACTGCTTTTATCGATCGTCCTCTGGATATCACCTACCTGTTGAATGAACTGGAGCGGCTCAACCCTTCTGAATTCAAGAATCAACTCAACCTCAAGCAAGTCGGTATTTTTGGCAATTCCTTTGGGGGGGATACCGCTCTGGCTGTGGCAGGTGCCCGCATGAATTTTAAGCAGTTAGCCGCCGATTGTAGTCCCAAGAAGAATCTGGTGAATCTGTCGCTGCTGGTGCAGTGTCAGGCATTGCAACTACCGCACAAGGACTATAACTTCCGTGATCCACGCATCAAGGCCGCTTCTGTTCTCTTCCCTGGCAGCAACAGTCTGTATGGACAAAATGGGTTGAATCAGATCACGATTCCCGTACTCTGGGGGGCCGTCAGCAAAGATATTTTCAGTCCTCTCGTATTAGAACAATTACCTGCCTTCAATGGGCTACGCACACCGGATAAATATCTGGTAGTGGCCGAAGGGATTGATCACCTGAATCTCAACTTTTATGCATTGAGAACGCTGAAGACTATGGATCAGGCCAGTGCAGATGCGGTAACCCTGAAGGCACCCGAAGCGGCAAAACTCTATCTCAAAGCATTGAATTTGGCCTTTTTCCAGGTTTATCTGGCCGATCGCGCCGAATATCGCCCCTATCTCACCGCCTCCTACGCCCAGGCCATCAGTCAGGACTCCTACACCTTCGTGTTTTTGCAATCCCTGGCTGGGGTGTACTCCTCTAGATAA
- the urtD gene encoding urea ABC transporter ATP-binding protein UrtD, translated as MSEKLLAIENLTVSFDGFKAINNLTFKMNEGELRVVIGPNGAGKTTFMDVITGKTKPTTGEVYFKGKNLRPYSEHQIARMGIGRKFQTPRVYQKLTPRENLELSCSRKKNVFDSLLRQASTAERRTVAGLLETIGLALKADIPAELLSHGEKQRLEIGMLVAQSPDLLLVDEPVAGLTDEETEKVGDLLLALAESHSIIVIEHDMEFVRQIARTVTVLHQGSVLCEGNMDEVQNDPRVIEVYLGQEEADHQAA; from the coding sequence ATGAGCGAGAAACTCTTGGCGATCGAGAATCTGACCGTTAGTTTTGATGGCTTCAAAGCGATCAACAATCTCACCTTCAAAATGAATGAGGGCGAATTGCGGGTGGTGATTGGCCCCAATGGAGCCGGAAAAACCACATTTATGGACGTGATTACGGGCAAAACCAAACCAACCACAGGCGAGGTCTACTTCAAAGGCAAGAACCTGCGCCCTTACTCAGAACATCAAATTGCTCGCATGGGCATTGGCCGCAAATTTCAGACCCCTCGCGTGTACCAAAAGCTGACTCCCCGCGAGAATCTGGAACTCTCCTGCAGCCGCAAGAAAAATGTGTTCGATTCCCTGTTGCGGCAAGCGTCTACCGCAGAGCGACGCACCGTGGCCGGGTTGCTGGAAACCATTGGTTTAGCCCTGAAAGCCGACATTCCCGCTGAACTGCTGTCCCACGGTGAGAAACAGCGGCTGGAAATTGGTATGCTCGTTGCCCAATCTCCCGACCTGTTGCTGGTAGACGAACCCGTTGCCGGACTCACCGACGAAGAAACCGAAAAAGTCGGCGATCTCCTGTTAGCTCTTGCAGAAAGCCATTCCATTATCGTTATCGAACACGACATGGAATTCGTCCGTCAAATTGCCCGCACCGTCACTGTCCTTCATCAAGGCTCCGTCCTCTGCGAAGGCAACATGGATGAAGTACAGAACGATCCCCGCGTGATTGAAGTCTATCTGGGACAGGAAGAAGCCGATCACCAGGCAGCTTAG
- a CDS encoding DUF4278 domain-containing protein produces MKLLYRGVSYNYTPATVETTPTDLAGKYRGAAVNFRTATQPIATHPALELIYRGVRYQTGVADSATVPQATTAREPYELIYRGVRYQGGTPKAVAAKAETVTETCRQLIRRDRLHTEKRELSVLGRFAQAVEAPETAWSAYDLYQPAVS; encoded by the coding sequence ATGAAGCTTTTATATCGTGGCGTTAGCTACAACTATACTCCTGCAACCGTTGAAACAACCCCAACGGATTTGGCTGGCAAGTATCGGGGAGCAGCAGTGAATTTCCGCACTGCAACTCAACCCATTGCCACCCATCCTGCCCTAGAACTCATCTATCGTGGAGTTCGTTACCAAACGGGAGTTGCAGATTCAGCAACGGTTCCTCAAGCTACAACGGCTAGAGAACCATACGAACTGATCTATCGCGGCGTGCGTTATCAAGGTGGAACTCCCAAAGCCGTCGCTGCGAAGGCAGAAACCGTCACGGAAACCTGCCGTCAACTGATTCGGCGCGATCGCTTGCACACCGAAAAGCGAGAACTCTCGGTATTAGGGCGCTTTGCTCAAGCCGTTGAAGCTCCAGAAACAGCTTGGTCAGCTTACGATCTGTACCAACCGGCGGTCAGTTAA
- the urtB gene encoding urea ABC transporter permease subunit UrtB translates to MTQLLESVFGGLSIGSVLLLAALGLAIVFGLMGVINMAHGEFMMIGAYTTFVVQNALKKTPLSELYIFLALIAAFIVAALLGLVLERTVVRYLYGRPLETLLATWGVSLILQQFIRSVSWQFVAGVGTFCLLFFGGSWVLARRPNFEQIRGWAIAVLGLLSALIALVFSNILGQTFKLAVTKPWFGTQGVDVTAPKWLRGGLPIGDYQLPYTRLFIIVLTAACVFGIYWFLNKTPWGLRIRAVTQNRSMSACLGIPTKTVDALTFALGSGLAGVAGVAVSLLGSVSSNTGQAYIVDAFMVVVVGGVGKLIGSIVAAGAIGLVSYVIGSNALGPFVSFSPFLKSFFEFFATASMAKVMVFALIIVFLQFRPAGLFPQKGRTVDA, encoded by the coding sequence TTGACACAGTTATTGGAATCGGTATTTGGTGGGCTGAGTATTGGCTCAGTGTTGCTGTTGGCAGCACTGGGTCTGGCGATCGTGTTTGGGTTGATGGGTGTGATCAACATGGCTCATGGTGAGTTCATGATGATTGGCGCTTACACAACCTTTGTGGTGCAAAATGCGCTGAAAAAGACTCCCTTATCCGAGTTGTATATTTTCCTGGCTTTGATTGCGGCTTTTATTGTGGCGGCATTGCTGGGATTGGTACTGGAACGAACGGTGGTGCGTTATCTCTATGGCCGACCGCTAGAAACCTTACTGGCAACTTGGGGGGTTAGCCTGATCTTGCAGCAATTTATCCGCAGTGTCAGTTGGCAGTTTGTTGCTGGAGTGGGAACCTTTTGCCTGCTGTTCTTTGGCGGCTCCTGGGTGTTAGCCAGGCGACCCAATTTTGAGCAGATCCGGGGCTGGGCGATCGCCGTGCTTGGTCTGTTATCGGCTCTGATTGCCCTGGTCTTTTCCAACATCCTGGGGCAAACCTTCAAACTAGCCGTGACGAAACCCTGGTTTGGTACGCAGGGCGTGGACGTGACGGCTCCCAAATGGCTGCGGGGCGGTTTGCCGATCGGCGATTATCAACTGCCTTACACCCGCCTGTTCATTATTGTGCTGACAGCCGCCTGTGTATTTGGCATTTACTGGTTCCTGAACAAAACGCCCTGGGGACTCCGCATCCGCGCCGTCACTCAAAACCGTAGTATGAGTGCCTGTCTGGGCATTCCCACAAAAACGGTAGATGCGCTCACCTTTGCCCTGGGTTCGGGGTTAGCCGGAGTCGCGGGAGTGGCGGTGAGTCTCCTTGGCTCTGTCAGTTCCAATACGGGACAGGCGTATATCGTTGATGCCTTTATGGTGGTCGTTGTGGGTGGGGTTGGTAAGTTAATTGGCAGTATTGTGGCGGCAGGGGCGATCGGCCTGGTTAGCTATGTGATTGGTTCCAATGCCTTGGGGCCATTCGTCTCCTTCAGTCCCTTCCTGAAAAGCTTCTTCGAGTTCTTTGCAACGGCCAGCATGGCCAAAGTCATGGTGTTTGCGTTAATTATTGTCTTCCTGCAATTCCGTCCTGCTGGATTGTTCCCGCAGAAGGGTCGCACGGTGGATGCATAG